The following are from one region of the Salvia splendens isolate huo1 chromosome 2, SspV2, whole genome shotgun sequence genome:
- the LOC121764819 gene encoding protein SRC1-like, with the protein MAGIIHKIEEKLGMGGKKDDEVKKTEHGYGSGDQHKQPDHGYGSGDHHKQPEAEHKEGLVEKIKDKIHGGDAEGADGKKNKKKKDKKKHGEGHDGHDHGSSSSSDSD; encoded by the coding sequence ATGGCAGGGATCATCCACAAGATCGAAGAGAAGCTGGGTATGGGAGGCAAGAAGGACGACGAGGTGAAGAAGACCGAACACGGCTACGGATCTGGAGATCAGCACAAGCAGCCCGACCACGGCTACGGATCTGGCGATCACCACAAGCAGCCCGAAGCCGAGCACAAGGAAGGCCTTGTAGAGAAGATCAAGGACAAAATCCACGGCGGCGACGCTGAAGGCGCCGACGgcaagaagaataagaagaagaaggacaAGAAGAAACACGGCGAAGGTCACGACGGCCATGATCatggcagcagcagcagcagcgacaGCGATTGA